One Microbacter margulisiae genomic window carries:
- a CDS encoding pirin family protein: protein MKTIIHTAESRGHFNHGWLDTYHTFSFANYYDPARIHFGTLRVLNDDLIAAGEGFDLHPHDNMEIITIPLYGDLEHKDSMGNHGIIHSGEIQVMSAGTGVFHSEFNSNHDKETQLLQIWVFPNKKNVTPRYDQISLSEMAKPNELYQILSPYPDDPGVWIHQQAWFHLGDLASGWTGIYSLKGQGSGVYLFVIEGSVIIAGEPLQRRDGIGISETNSVEITATSQTKLLIMEIPM from the coding sequence ATGAAAACTATTATTCATACGGCAGAAAGCAGAGGCCATTTCAATCATGGATGGCTGGATACCTATCATACTTTCAGTTTCGCCAATTATTATGATCCGGCACGTATTCATTTCGGAACCCTGCGTGTACTCAATGATGATCTTATTGCTGCAGGAGAAGGCTTTGACCTGCATCCCCATGACAATATGGAAATCATTACCATCCCGCTCTATGGCGATTTGGAACATAAAGACAGCATGGGAAATCATGGTATTATCCATTCGGGAGAAATACAGGTGATGAGTGCAGGGACAGGTGTTTTTCACAGTGAGTTCAACAGTAACCACGATAAAGAGACACAATTGCTCCAAATTTGGGTATTCCCCAATAAAAAGAATGTCACGCCCCGTTATGATCAGATTTCATTATCTGAAATGGCTAAACCTAATGAGCTGTATCAAATTCTTTCTCCTTATCCAGATGACCCGGGAGTCTGGATTCATCAACAGGCCTGGTTTCATTTGGGAGACCTTGCCAGTGGATGGACAGGAATATATTCTTTGAAAGGACAAGGGAGCGGAGTTTATCTTTTTGTGATCGAAGGCTCTGTTATCATAGCAGGTGAGCCATTACAACGAAGGGATGGCATTGGCATCAGTGAAACAAATAGTGTAGAGATCACAGCCACAAGTCAAACAAAACTGTTGATAATGGAAATTCCCATGTAA
- a CDS encoding helix-turn-helix domain-containing protein: MQHKEIKIQAFSESAFHSLGFALQRMEDHYRSTHGKPDVPHRHDYYTILFIEQGEGSHSIDFTEYQIANNTIYFIQPGQMHQVVLMQEPKGWIITFTEEFLIANSIPDKLIRDIYLFNDYGQSPPLPVAERDMPVYRNLIDQMEHFTSSLENYPMEAAGSLIKLFLIQSNNNCSLHKNDNPQLTETTNHILRHFKQLLDRQYADTHKVSDYADALSVTSDYLNKTVKSITGKSAKDHIQSKLIIEAKRALLFSELSNKELAYSLGFEESAHFNNFFKKSTGLTPSEFRLMAHHS; this comes from the coding sequence ATGCAACATAAAGAGATAAAGATCCAAGCTTTTTCGGAGAGCGCATTTCATAGCCTGGGATTTGCTTTGCAGCGGATGGAAGATCACTACCGTAGTACGCACGGGAAACCGGATGTCCCGCACCGGCATGATTATTATACCATTCTTTTCATCGAACAGGGAGAAGGAAGTCATAGTATTGATTTCACGGAATATCAGATTGCAAACAACACGATCTATTTTATTCAACCCGGACAAATGCATCAGGTCGTGCTCATGCAGGAACCGAAAGGGTGGATCATCACCTTTACGGAAGAGTTTCTGATCGCAAATTCGATTCCTGATAAACTGATCCGTGACATTTATCTCTTTAATGATTATGGACAATCTCCGCCATTACCAGTTGCTGAAAGGGATATGCCGGTCTATCGCAACCTGATAGACCAAATGGAACACTTTACCTCATCCCTTGAGAATTATCCGATGGAAGCTGCCGGATCACTCATCAAGCTATTTCTGATTCAAAGCAATAATAATTGCTCGCTTCATAAAAACGATAATCCGCAGTTGACGGAGACGACAAACCACATCCTGCGTCATTTCAAACAATTGCTTGACAGGCAATATGCCGACACGCATAAAGTATCCGATTATGCCGATGCATTATCGGTAACAAGCGATTACCTCAATAAGACGGTTAAAAGTATTACAGGCAAATCAGCCAAGGATCATATTCAGAGCAAACTGATTATTGAAGCCAAGCGAGCACTGCTTTTCAGCGAGCTTAGTAATAAAGAGCTCGCCTATAGCCTTGGTTTTGAAGAATCGGCCCATTTCAACAATTTCTTCAAGAAAAGTACAGGACTGACACCTTCCGAGTTTCGTCTTATGGCTCATCACTCCTGA